A single genomic interval of Ruminococcus sp. NK3A76 harbors:
- a CDS encoding leucine-rich repeat protein, translated as MLEGLPNPDIATVDNIIIGEGITRLGKSFLHSSYISELSLPDSMTAIGNNVLHNAVNLKKLHIGKGLQSIESSYSQMSYTELEEITVDPENKYFSSENNCLYNKDKTTLIKYCTGKATEFTIPDTVTTIGFDAVSSCKKLKSVTIPEGVKNIERYAFDDCPDLSEIYLPNSVIGIGESAFGEHLDTSSHKSVKNKRTKIYAYKGSYGEEYAVSSGFEYELKQPPVVHSHKYTSTITKAASCKEEGIRTYTCSCGDKYTERIPKTTTHVFGNWTTTKAATCTIEGTQTRKCSVCGKTETKTIAKAGHKYVDKVVAPTTTAQGYTLHTCSVCGASYKDKYTDKLTPSHTHSYTSKITTAATCTKNGVKTYTCSCGDSFTETIKATGHKYTEKVVKPTYDAQGYTLHTCSVCGDSYKDTYTAKLTRTSIAKAKITGLSDKTYTGKAITQKPVVKLGSKTLKSGTDYTVSYKNNKAIDTATVTITGKGAYTGTAKSTFKINPKKTTLKSVTSPKTKQLKATYSKVSGVTGYQITYSTSSKFTKATTKSVNASGTSKTISKLTKGKTYYVKVRTYKTVNKVKYYSGWSAVKKIKVK; from the coding sequence ATGTTGGAAGGTCTTCCTAATCCGGATATTGCTACTGTAGATAATATAATTATTGGTGAAGGCATAACAAGGCTAGGCAAAAGTTTTTTACATAGTTCATATATTTCCGAATTATCTTTACCGGATAGTATGACTGCAATAGGTAATAATGTGTTGCATAATGCTGTGAATCTAAAAAAGCTTCATATCGGAAAAGGACTTCAATCAATAGAATCCTCATATTCACAAATGAGTTACACGGAGCTTGAAGAAATAACTGTTGATCCTGAAAATAAGTATTTCTCATCTGAGAATAATTGCCTATATAATAAAGATAAAACAACTCTTATAAAGTATTGTACAGGAAAAGCGACAGAGTTTACTATACCTGATACTGTCACAACTATTGGATTTGACGCTGTATCAAGCTGCAAAAAGCTTAAAAGTGTTACCATTCCGGAAGGTGTGAAAAACATTGAAAGATATGCGTTTGATGACTGTCCTGATCTATCAGAGATATATTTACCCAATAGCGTTATTGGTATAGGAGAAAGCGCATTTGGTGAACATTTAGATACTTCATCACATAAAAGTGTAAAAAACAAGAGAACAAAGATTTATGCATATAAAGGCTCATATGGAGAAGAATATGCAGTTTCAAGCGGATTTGAATATGAACTAAAGCAGCCTCCGGTAGTGCATTCTCATAAGTATACATCAACTATCACAAAGGCTGCATCCTGCAAAGAAGAAGGAATAAGAACATATACTTGTTCCTGTGGAGATAAGTATACAGAAAGAATACCTAAGACTACAACGCATGTCTTTGGCAACTGGACAACTACAAAAGCTGCCACCTGCACAATAGAAGGCACACAGACAAGAAAGTGCAGCGTATGCGGAAAGACTGAGACTAAGACTATTGCTAAAGCCGGTCATAAGTATGTGGATAAGGTAGTAGCACCCACAACAACTGCACAAGGCTACACGCTCCACACTTGCTCTGTATGCGGAGCAAGCTACAAGGACAAATACACTGACAAACTTACACCGTCACATACGCACTCATACACCTCAAAGATAACAACAGCAGCCACCTGCACAAAGAACGGCGTGAAGACCTACACTTGCTCGTGTGGCGACAGCTTTACCGAAACAATAAAGGCAACAGGTCATAAGTACACCGAAAAGGTAGTAAAGCCCACCTACGATGCACAAGGCTACACTCTGCACACCTGCTCGGTATGCGGCGACAGCTATAAGGACACATACACAGCCAAGCTGACCCGCACCAGCATAGCCAAGGCGAAGATAACAGGTCTGTCAGATAAGACATACACTGGCAAGGCAATAACTCAGAAGCCTGTTGTAAAGCTCGGCAGCAAGACGCTCAAATCGGGTACAGACTACACAGTATCGTACAAGAACAACAAGGCAATCGATACTGCAACAGTCACGATAACAGGTAAAGGCGCATACACAGGTACAGCAAAATCGACCTTCAAGATCAACCCGAAAAAGACTACGCTCAAATCAGTAACAAGTCCTAAGACTAAGCAGCTGAAAGCCACATATAGCAAGGTATCCGGTGTGACGGGTTATCAGATCACATACTCAACATCATCGAAGTTTACAAAGGCAACGACCAAGTCTGTAAACGCAAGCGGCACTTCTAAGACTATAAGCAAGCTCACAAAGGGCAAGACTTATTATGTCAAGGTACGCACCTACAAGACGGTGAACAAGGTCAAATATTACAGTGGCTGGTCGGCAGTGAAGAAAATCAAGGTCAAATGA
- a CDS encoding leucine-rich repeat domain-containing protein, producing MKKRILALVTALGLALNGAAMLPEGTVELGLQIEARAETYRDYEYTLLDDGTVEISKYNENDTEVIIPETIDGKKVTSIGYYAFADCSVIKKITIPYGVTTIGSYAFYGCYDLISIVIPESVSVIDSSAFYWCVNLSDITIPNSVKSIGMYAFEHCESLTSIQIPESVTSIGYAAFRNCESLNSITIPDKAAGINAYTFDECNNLENIEISDDNIYYSYIDGIIYNKDIHEVLYCPCTNSISNVVIPDSVTSINANAFCGCKGLVSVKIPNSVTQIKENAFKDCVDLKGVTIPNSVTYIGWSAFYGCKSLTSVSLSNSITMINYELFRECTSLKEITIPEGVTIVKDLAFCNCNNLVNVKLPDSLTKIDYEAFYNTSISSISIPNNVNSIGSYVFWNCDKLKSIHLNDDNPNFVMADGILYSKDKTKLYYSPEGNDIKSIIIPDGVTRIEDGAFTNSKNLASVKIPKSVISIGNAAFGNTAITNKQEGFIKNVDNWIVEYDRDIYNLYDNDNDNKDSIIIPEGIIGICDYCFKDTDIKKAELPKSLRIIGKSAFGDCRFLESIHIPEGVIRIGEDAFSNYGSRENIDGLLYLDNWLVDSGKLDYNVEIRSGTVGIADNSIDGRISRKTIIPDSVVYLWDIYEKDYDDGSYASQELLCHNNTDAYKYAISAGFIDTGVTEEGYAVLNITGVYEYEDSDEEADDSDDESEKNDEYNEDDEEAVEDDDEDYSPDDPGDQEEHEHIFNRSSIVPATCTTEGYTENECGECGYIERKTISPANGHKFGEWKKTTPSTCTYEGTETRNCSVCGKTETRTIAKTSHSYTSKITTVATCTKDGVKTYTCKCGDSYTEAIKATGHKYTEKVVKPTYTAQGYTLHTCSVCGDSYKDNVKAKLTRTSIAKAKITGLSDKTYTGKAITQKPVVKLGSKTLKSGTDYTVTYKNNKAIGTATVTISGKGAYTGTTKATFKINPKKTTLKTVTSPKTKRLKATYSKVSGVTGYQITYSTSSKFTKATTKSVNVKGTSKTISKLTKGKTYYVKVRTYKTVGKTKYYSGYSAVKKIKVK from the coding sequence ATGAAGAAGAGGATATTGGCATTAGTGACAGCGCTCGGGCTTGCGCTCAATGGTGCGGCTATGTTGCCGGAGGGAACTGTGGAGCTTGGCTTACAGATTGAGGCGAGGGCAGAGACTTATAGGGATTATGAGTACACTCTGCTTGATGACGGAACGGTGGAAATAAGTAAGTATAATGAAAATGATACAGAAGTTATTATTCCTGAAACGATTGATGGGAAGAAAGTTACAAGTATTGGCTATTATGCATTTGCAGATTGTTCCGTTATAAAAAAGATAACAATACCGTATGGTGTAACAACCATAGGTAGTTATGCTTTCTATGGCTGTTATGATCTTATTAGTATAGTTATTCCGGAGTCGGTTTCAGTGATAGATTCATCTGCGTTTTATTGGTGTGTGAATCTTAGTGATATAACAATACCAAATAGTGTTAAAAGCATCGGAATGTATGCATTTGAACACTGTGAATCTCTTACAAGTATACAGATACCCGAAAGTGTTACAAGTATTGGATACGCTGCATTTAGAAATTGTGAAAGCCTTAATAGTATTACAATACCGGATAAAGCAGCCGGTATTAATGCCTATACGTTTGACGAATGTAATAATCTTGAAAATATAGAGATCAGTGATGATAATATTTATTATTCTTATATTGATGGTATAATATATAATAAAGATATACATGAAGTATTATACTGCCCTTGTACTAATAGTATTAGTAACGTAGTAATTCCCGATAGTGTTACAAGTATCAATGCAAATGCATTTTGTGGATGTAAAGGGCTTGTAAGCGTTAAAATACCTAATAGTGTCACTCAAATCAAAGAAAACGCATTTAAAGATTGTGTAGATCTTAAAGGTGTTACAATTCCAAATAGTGTTACATATATTGGATGGTCGGCTTTTTATGGATGCAAAAGCCTTACTAGTGTTTCCTTATCTAATAGTATCACAATGATCAATTATGAATTGTTCAGAGAATGCACAAGCTTAAAAGAAATAACAATTCCTGAGGGGGTTACAATAGTTAAAGACTTAGCATTTTGTAATTGTAACAATCTTGTTAATGTCAAGCTACCAGATAGTCTTACAAAAATAGATTATGAAGCATTTTATAATACAAGTATTTCAAGCATAAGCATTCCTAATAATGTGAATAGTATAGGAAGTTACGTTTTTTGGAATTGTGATAAACTTAAGAGTATTCACTTAAATGACGATAATCCCAATTTCGTAATGGCTGATGGTATTCTTTATAGTAAAGACAAGACAAAACTATACTATAGTCCTGAAGGAAATGATATTAAATCCATTATAATTCCAGATGGTGTAACAAGAATAGAAGATGGTGCCTTTACTAATAGCAAGAATTTGGCGAGTGTTAAGATTCCAAAAAGTGTTATTAGTATTGGAAATGCGGCTTTTGGTAATACTGCAATTACCAATAAACAAGAAGGATTTATAAAAAATGTTGATAATTGGATCGTTGAATATGATAGAGATATCTATAATTTGTATGATAATGACAACGATAATAAAGATAGTATAATAATACCGGAGGGAATTATAGGTATATGTGATTATTGCTTTAAAGATACAGATATTAAAAAAGCGGAGCTTCCAAAAAGCCTTAGAATAATTGGAAAAAGTGCTTTCGGTGACTGTAGGTTTTTAGAAAGCATACATATACCAGAAGGCGTAATTAGAATTGGAGAAGATGCATTTTCAAATTATGGATCACGAGAAAACATTGACGGATTATTATATCTTGACAACTGGTTAGTTGATTCGGGTAAGTTAGACTACAATGTTGAAATTAGATCAGGAACAGTAGGCATTGCTGATAATTCAATTGATGGTCGCATTTCTCGTAAAACAATCATACCGGATAGCGTCGTTTATTTGTGGGATATTTATGAGAAAGATTATGATGATGGTAGCTATGCTTCTCAAGAATTATTATGTCACAATAATACTGATGCATATAAATATGCAATTAGTGCCGGATTCATCGATACAGGAGTAACAGAGGAAGGATATGCTGTACTTAATATAACAGGCGTTTATGAATATGAAGACTCTGATGAGGAAGCTGATGATAGTGATGATGAGTCGGAGAAAAATGACGAGTACAATGAAGATGATGAAGAGGCAGTGGAAGATGATGACGAAGATTATTCTCCAGACGATCCAGGTGATCAAGAGGAGCATGAACACATTTTCAATAGATCGTCTATTGTACCCGCAACATGTACTACAGAAGGATATACTGAAAATGAATGCGGTGAATGTGGTTATATTGAAAGGAAAACTATTTCTCCGGCAAATGGTCATAAGTTTGGCGAATGGAAGAAAACAACACCTTCTACCTGTACATATGAAGGAACAGAAACAAGGAACTGTAGTGTATGTGGCAAGACCGAAACAAGAACAATAGCTAAAACATCACACTCCTACACCTCAAAGATAACAACAGTAGCCACCTGCACTAAGGACGGAGTAAAAACATATACCTGCAAGTGCGGTGACAGCTACACAGAAGCAATAAAAGCAACAGGGCATAAGTACACCGAAAAGGTAGTAAAGCCTACCTACACTGCACAGGGTTATACCCTGCACACCTGCTCAGTATGCGGAGATAGCTACAAGGATAATGTCAAGGCTAAGCTGACAAGAACAAGCATAGCCAAGGCAAAGATAACAGGTCTGTCAGATAAGACATACACTGGCAAGGCAATAACTCAGAAGCCTGTTGTAAAGCTCGGCAGCAAGACGCTCAAATCGGGTACAGATTACACCGTAACCTACAAGAACAACAAGGCGATCGGCACAGCCACAGTCACAATATCCGGCAAGGGTGCATATACAGGTACAACAAAAGCGACCTTCAAGATCAACCCGAAGAAGACCACGCTTAAGACAGTCACAAGCCCTAAGACCAAGCGGCTCAAAGCTACATACAGCAAGGTGTCCGGAGTGACGGGATATCAAATAACCTACTCGACATCGAGCAAGTTTACAAAGGCAACGACCAAGTCGGTCAATGTCAAGGGCACTTCAAAGACGATAAGCAAGCTCACAAAGGGCAAGACTTATTATGTCAAGGTTAGAACTTATAAGACAGTCGGAAAGACTAAGTATTACAGCGGCTACAGCGCTGTAAAGAAGATCAAAGTTAAATAA
- a CDS encoding carbonic anhydrase, protein MKLEYTVSADEALDRLRLGNEKYLNAATSKGDISPKMRAMTCEQGQKPYAVIVTCSDSRVIPENIFSAGIGDLFVIRVAGNVMDDHQLGSIEYAAEHLGIRLIVVLGHDHCGAVDAAINHDPDGYIKYITDEIKLAIGDEQDDYKACCLNVRRSVDVIESSFEIHREEEHGLKVVGAMYTLADGKVDFGI, encoded by the coding sequence ATGAAACTTGAATACACAGTAAGTGCCGATGAAGCACTTGATAGACTAAGGCTTGGAAACGAGAAATACCTTAATGCTGCGACGAGCAAGGGGGATATCTCTCCTAAGATGCGGGCTATGACCTGCGAGCAGGGGCAGAAGCCTTATGCGGTGATCGTGACCTGTTCGGATTCTCGTGTCATTCCCGAGAATATTTTCAGCGCAGGGATAGGTGATCTGTTCGTCATTCGTGTTGCCGGAAATGTTATGGACGATCATCAGCTCGGCTCTATCGAGTATGCCGCAGAGCATCTCGGGATAAGGCTTATCGTTGTGCTCGGGCACGACCACTGCGGAGCTGTTGATGCGGCGATAAATCACGACCCCGACGGATATATCAAATATATTACTGACGAGATAAAGCTCGCTATCGGCGATGAGCAGGACGATTATAAGGCGTGCTGCCTGAATGTGCGGCGAAGCGTTGACGTTATCGAGAGCAGCTTTGAGATACACCGTGAGGAGGAGCACGGGCTTAAAGTCGTCGGTGCGATGTACACTCTTGCCGACGGCAAAGTCGATTTCGGGATATGA
- a CDS encoding IS256 family transposase: protein MARRKREPMSEGKKNIIGMLLEEYDIKSAKDIEDALKDLLGGTIQEMLESEMDEHLGYQEYERSDNPDSRNGKKTKKIRGNFGETEIEVPQDRDGSFEPKVVKKRQKDISGIEQKIIALYAKGMTTRQISETIEDIYGFEVSDGMVSDITDRLLPQIEDWQKRPLDEVYPIVFIDAVHFSVRDNGQIRKLAAYVILAVSMTGHKEVLSIHIGENESAKYWLGVLNELKNRGVKDILVICADGLTGMKEAVSAAFPQTELQRCIVHQVRNTLKYVGEKNKKELANDLKTIYHAPSEDAALEALDRITEKWEDDYPNAMKSWYKNWDVISPIFKFSADVRKVIYTTNAIESLNSGYRRLNKQRSVFPSDTALLKALYLATHEIAKKWTMPLRNWGKVLGELEIMYPDRIG from the coding sequence ATGGCAAGAAGAAAAAGAGAACCGATGAGCGAGGGCAAGAAGAACATAATAGGAATGCTGCTTGAGGAATACGACATCAAGTCGGCTAAGGATATTGAGGATGCTCTCAAAGACCTTCTCGGAGGAACGATCCAGGAAATGCTTGAGTCCGAAATGGACGAGCATCTTGGATATCAGGAATATGAGCGTTCCGACAATCCTGACTCTCGTAATGGTAAGAAAACCAAGAAGATCCGCGGAAACTTCGGAGAAACCGAAATAGAAGTGCCGCAGGATCGTGACGGCAGTTTTGAGCCAAAGGTCGTAAAGAAGCGTCAGAAGGACATCTCAGGTATTGAGCAGAAGATAATTGCTCTGTATGCCAAAGGAATGACCACACGCCAGATAAGCGAAACTATCGAAGATATCTACGGATTTGAAGTCAGCGACGGTATGGTATCAGATATCACAGACCGCCTTCTGCCACAGATAGAGGACTGGCAGAAACGTCCATTGGACGAAGTATATCCGATAGTATTCATCGATGCTGTACACTTCTCAGTGCGTGATAACGGACAGATCAGGAAGCTTGCCGCATATGTGATCCTTGCTGTCAGCATGACAGGTCACAAGGAAGTTCTTTCAATACATATCGGTGAAAACGAGAGCGCCAAGTACTGGCTCGGCGTACTGAACGAGCTGAAAAATCGAGGCGTAAAGGATATTCTGGTCATCTGTGCAGACGGTCTTACAGGCATGAAAGAAGCTGTATCAGCTGCATTTCCGCAAACTGAGCTACAGCGCTGCATCGTTCATCAGGTAAGAAACACGCTGAAATACGTCGGAGAGAAGAACAAGAAGGAGTTGGCAAATGACCTTAAAACGATCTATCATGCGCCTTCCGAGGACGCTGCTCTGGAAGCTCTTGATCGCATTACTGAGAAATGGGAGGACGATTATCCTAACGCTATGAAGAGCTGGTACAAGAACTGGGACGTAATATCGCCGATCTTCAAGTTCTCAGCTGATGTCAGAAAGGTGATTTATACCACCAACGCAATAGAGAGTCTTAACAGCGGTTATCGCCGCTTGAATAAGCAGAGGAGTGTATTTCCGAGCGATACAGCGCTCCTGAAGGCTCTGTATCTGGCGACGCATGAGATAGCTAAGAAATGGACCATGCCGCTGCGAAACTGGGGCAAAGTTCTGGGCGAGCTTGAGATCATGTACCCCGACAGGATCGGCTGA
- a CDS encoding CAP domain-containing protein: MKKKLAALFVASAMIFGTGAVMPEGLLFEKSDSLLTAQAKEKKVTDYTYEITPLLSPFNEYFFVKTNNPDPFSFRFADKKSKYSDNSYIRAYAEDTSTGYDIKLFADVKYDNNSTGRVNGGYIFRSFDTDGGEVLLQSRNAGSYTWNDTWNDTNVKIKVPSLMDTSDYLIDKYAKGSGFFDKMDSVQNGFESICLYSGSYIRGKVVRTEDYWCLNTSGHADQSLYIYSPFDREDSKALFASSIYPFRYDSWGFPGIMAEVSKRLDSSSSYKWDAYYHYNINVTYKGETRTYGGSGEGEGQGITKDKIKQYFTFGNNGTAISLESLRKLLNEYAAIKMSDDIPRKDELTFESICKKVGKGSWVRLNTSNWSTNGKRNVDPGYTYLYNNSDDGNIDIWDDEWGVGNRNLYGGDLGYYSNTWVDGRYIGYYEYFIPGVKFSDVPTSSVVLKGYKIPQIKYRSEWEYDWDINLYKQKYIIEEISVKEKDALFYYNDEKNCWTPNSDAFDMNCCDYYMIEQFVNNGLVDKKYLDMVSLTKDDILALNVDKNTNIIPHNGYIYDGTTEPGMEFEEHTFGDWSVAKAATCSAEGSKIRKCSICGKTETQATPKLKANISLAVVTGIAYKTYTGSTVTQSPTVTFNGKTLTNGTDYTVSYKNNINIGTATITITGKGDYTGTVSKTFKINAASLAKADVSGIKNKAYTTKAITQSPTVKVGGRALKKGTDFTLTYKNNKAVGTAIVTITGKGNYTGSIKKTFKITKASVAKAKVTGVNKRYKYTGKAIKPAVKTVKLGSVTLKKGRDYTVSYKNNKKAGTATVVITGKGNYKGTVKKTFKILSAQDYKMWQYTKQVVTLVNKERTSRGLKALKLNETLYDRAMISSKELLKSLSGQNMNDSYNTIEGLTYNSASAFSTIGQRTPRELVNDLMNTPGQRDGILSKSYNNIGVGLVNDPNVIFGYCWTLILIG, from the coding sequence ATGAAAAAGAAATTGGCGGCATTATTTGTCGCTTCGGCGATGATTTTCGGCACGGGGGCAGTTATGCCCGAGGGTTTGCTGTTTGAAAAGTCTGATTCATTGTTGACTGCACAAGCCAAAGAAAAGAAAGTTACCGATTATACGTATGAGATAACGCCTCTTCTTTCGCCGTTTAATGAATACTTCTTCGTTAAAACAAATAACCCCGATCCGTTCTCATTCAGATTTGCAGATAAGAAATCAAAGTATTCCGATAACTCTTATATACGCGCATATGCAGAAGATACTTCGACAGGCTATGATATAAAGCTTTTTGCAGATGTAAAATATGATAACAATTCTACAGGCAGGGTGAACGGAGGCTACATTTTCAGGAGCTTTGATACTGATGGCGGTGAGGTCTTGCTCCAGTCAAGAAACGCCGGTTCATATACATGGAACGACACATGGAATGATACTAATGTCAAGATCAAAGTCCCTTCTTTAATGGACACATCAGATTATTTGATAGATAAGTATGCAAAAGGTTCGGGCTTTTTTGATAAAATGGATTCCGTTCAAAACGGCTTTGAATCAATATGTTTATACAGCGGGTCATATATCCGTGGGAAAGTCGTAAGAACTGAGGATTATTGGTGTCTTAATACATCAGGTCATGCCGATCAAAGTCTATATATATACAGTCCGTTTGATCGAGAAGATTCTAAAGCACTTTTTGCTTCTTCAATATATCCGTTCCGCTATGATTCATGGGGATTCCCCGGAATAATGGCCGAAGTCTCAAAAAGGCTTGACAGCAGTTCATCGTATAAGTGGGATGCATATTATCATTATAATATAAATGTCACATACAAAGGTGAGACACGTACTTACGGCGGTTCGGGAGAAGGCGAAGGACAAGGCATTACAAAAGACAAGATAAAACAGTATTTTACTTTCGGGAACAACGGTACTGCAATAAGTCTTGAAAGTTTACGCAAGCTGCTCAATGAATATGCTGCAATAAAGATGAGTGACGATATACCGAGAAAAGACGAACTGACATTTGAAAGTATATGTAAAAAAGTCGGGAAAGGTTCGTGGGTCAGGTTAAACACAAGTAACTGGTCAACAAACGGTAAGAGAAACGTTGATCCGGGATATACATATCTATATAACAACAGCGATGATGGTAATATAGATATCTGGGACGATGAATGGGGTGTTGGCAATAGGAATCTGTATGGCGGAGATCTTGGGTATTATTCAAATACATGGGTCGATGGAAGGTATATAGGTTACTATGAATATTTCATTCCCGGAGTTAAGTTCTCTGATGTGCCGACAAGCAGTGTGGTGCTTAAAGGCTATAAAATACCGCAGATAAAGTATAGAAGCGAATGGGAATATGATTGGGATATAAATTTATATAAGCAAAAATACATTATAGAGGAAATATCCGTCAAGGAAAAGGATGCATTATTTTACTATAATGATGAAAAAAACTGCTGGACTCCCAACTCTGATGCTTTTGATATGAACTGTTGCGATTATTATATGATAGAGCAGTTTGTAAATAACGGTCTGGTCGATAAAAAGTATCTCGATATGGTAAGTCTCACAAAGGATGATATATTAGCCCTCAATGTTGATAAAAATACAAATATAATACCCCATAACGGTTATATCTATGACGGTACTACCGAGCCGGGTATGGAATTTGAAGAGCATACTTTTGGTGACTGGTCGGTTGCCAAGGCAGCAACGTGTTCGGCAGAGGGCTCAAAAATAAGGAAATGTAGCATATGCGGCAAAACAGAAACACAGGCTACACCAAAGCTCAAAGCGAATATCTCTTTAGCAGTGGTAACAGGCATCGCATACAAGACCTATACAGGTAGCACTGTTACTCAGTCACCGACTGTTACCTTTAACGGCAAAACGTTGACAAACGGCACCGACTATACCGTATCTTACAAGAACAACATAAACATCGGCACAGCCACCATTACGATAACAGGCAAGGGCGACTATACTGGAACGGTAAGCAAGACCTTTAAGATAAATGCGGCGTCACTTGCAAAAGCAGATGTAAGCGGCATTAAGAACAAGGCATATACCACCAAGGCTATAACCCAAAGCCCGACTGTCAAGGTGGGCGGCAGAGCTTTGAAAAAGGGTACTGACTTCACCCTTACCTACAAGAACAATAAGGCTGTCGGAACTGCGATTGTTACAATAACAGGTAAAGGCAACTACACAGGCAGTATAAAAAAGACCTTTAAGATAACCAAAGCGTCGGTTGCAAAAGCTAAGGTCACAGGTGTCAACAAAAGATATAAATACACCGGCAAGGCAATAAAGCCGGCAGTAAAAACCGTAAAGCTCGGTAGTGTGACGCTAAAAAAAGGAAGAGACTACACAGTGTCCTACAAAAACAACAAAAAGGCCGGAACAGCTACAGTCGTTATAACCGGCAAGGGAAATTACAAGGGAACCGTAAAAAAGACATTTAAGATACTTTCAGCACAGGATTACAAGATGTGGCAGTATACCAAGCAGGTGGTGACGCTTGTAAACAAGGAGCGCACTTCAAGAGGACTTAAAGCGCTTAAACTCAACGAGACTCTTTATGACAGGGCTATGATAAGTTCAAAAGAGCTATTAAAGTCTTTATCGGGTCAGAATATGAATGATAGCTATAATACTATTGAAGGGTTGACTTATAATTCCGCAAGTGCGTTTAGTACTATCGGTCAGCGTACACCAAGGGAACTCGTCAATGACTTGATGAATACTCCCGGACAAAGGGATGGTATTTTGAGTAAGAGCTACAACAATATAGGTGTTGGGCTGGTAAATGATCCAAATGTCATTTTTGGCTACTGCTGGACGTTGATCTTAATAGGTTGA
- a CDS encoding leucine-rich repeat protein: MPVELFLKIKTVSIPDTIARIEKNAFLGCNDLKSVTIPKSVKTIDNNAFGYTYDKDYKIIKVPGFVINCYKGTAAEKYAIDNGIEYNLLDVPDEYNMTKAIVSGISAKTYTGSAIKQKPLVKLGTKTLKNDIDYTITYKNNIKIGTATIMITGKGNYIGTVSKTFKITGVSISKATVSSLSNKTYTGKAITQKPVVKLNGKTLKSGTDYTVSYKNNKAIGTATVTITGKGVYTGTAKATFKINPKKTTLKNVTSPKTKQLKATYSKVSGITGYQVTYSTSSKFTKATTKSVNVKGTSKTISKLAKGKTYYVKVRTYKTVGKTKYYSGYSSVKKIKVK; the protein is encoded by the coding sequence ATGCCGGTTGAATTATTCCTTAAAATCAAGACTGTATCTATTCCTGATACTATTGCGAGAATAGAGAAAAATGCATTTTTAGGTTGTAACGATCTTAAATCAGTAACTATCCCGAAATCGGTAAAAACAATAGATAATAATGCTTTTGGATATACTTATGATAAGGATTATAAGATTATAAAAGTTCCCGGCTTTGTTATCAATTGCTATAAGGGTACTGCTGCCGAAAAATATGCTATAGATAATGGTATTGAGTATAATTTGCTGGATGTCCCAGATGAATACAATATGACCAAGGCAATAGTTTCTGGCATATCTGCAAAAACCTATACAGGCAGTGCTATCAAGCAGAAACCTTTAGTAAAACTTGGTACTAAAACATTAAAGAATGATATAGACTACACAATAACTTACAAGAATAACATCAAGATCGGTACTGCAACGATCATGATAACAGGCAAAGGCAACTACATAGGAACAGTCAGTAAGACATTTAAAATAACTGGTGTATCTATTTCCAAGGCAACTGTAAGCAGTTTATCAAACAAGACCTACACCGGCAAGGCCATAACCCAAAAGCCTGTTGTAAAACTGAACGGCAAAACACTCAAATCGGGTACAGACTACACAGTATCGTACAAGAACAACAAGGCAATAGGCACAGCAACAGTTACCATAACGGGCAAGGGCGTATACACGGGTACTGCAAAGGCGACTTTCAAGATCAACCCGAAAAAGACCACGCTAAAGAACGTCACAAGCCCTAAGACCAAGCAGCTCAAAGCAACTTACAGCAAGGTTTCGGGCATAACGGGCTATCAGGTGACCTACTCGACAAGCTCGAAATTCACCAAGGCGACGACCAAGTCTGTCAATGTCAAGGGCACCTCAAAGACGATAAGCAAGCTCGCAAAGGGCAAAACTTATTATGTTAAGGTACGCACATATAAGACAGTTGGTAAGACCAAGTATTATAGTGGGTATAGCTCGGTCAAAAAAATCAAGGTGAAATAA